A single region of the Brassica rapa cultivar Chiifu-401-42 chromosome A03, CAAS_Brap_v3.01, whole genome shotgun sequence genome encodes:
- the LOC103856292 gene encoding CCR4-NOT transcription complex subunit 3 isoform X1, which yields MGASRKLQGEIDRVLKKVQEGVDVFDSIWNKWNVYDTDNVNQKEKFEADLKKEIKKLQRYRDQIKTWIQSSEIKDKKVSASYEQSLVDARKLIEREMERFKICEKETKTKAFSKEGLGQQPKTDPKEKAKSETRDWLNNVVSELESQIDSFEAELEGLSVKKGKSRPPRLTHLETSITRHKDHIIKLELILRLLDNDELSPEQVNDVKDFLDDYVERNQDDFDEFSDVDELYSTLPLDEVEGLEDLVTAGPLVKGTPLSMKSSVAASASQVRSISLPTHHQSTSQEKTDDTTLPDSNSETLPKTPPQKNGALHSAPSTPVGERPSLNVPVSSVPNAPVALSTSIPVQTSSESMGSLSPVAAKEEDATTLPSRKPTSSVADAPPRGIGRVNIPTQPQLSQPLSPSPAKGARMSATSAAEVAKRNIMGVESNVQPLTSPLSKMVLPPAVKGNDGTVSDSNPSDVAASIGRAYSPSIVSGSQWRPGSPFQSQNETVRGRTEIVPDQRENYLQLYQQLQQGHGNLLGMASLSGGNEKQFSSQQQNPLLQQSSGISPHGGSGIQAPGFNVMSSASLQHSSNAMTQQFGQQPSGADVDHARNDDQLQQNLPDDSTSMAASKTIPNEDDSKGLFDNPSGMPSYMLDQVQVTRDGPDFSPGQPIQPGQPSSSHGVIGRRSNSELGTIGEPSALGPMNDQMHNLQMLEAAFYRLPQPKDSERPRPYTPRNPAITPQSFPQTQAPIVSNPLFWERLGSDAFGTEPLFFAFYYQQNSYQQYLAAKELKKQSWRYHRKFNTWFQRHKEPTIATDEYEQGAYVYFDFQTPKDENRDGGWVQRIKNEFTFEYSYLEDELAV from the exons GTGAGTGCATCATATGAGCAATCCCTGGTTGACGCTCGGAAGCTCATTGAGCGAGAAATGGAGAGGTTTAAAATATGTGAGAAAGAGACCAAGACAAAAGCATTCTCTAAGGAAGGACTGGGTCAGCAACCTAAAACT GACCCCAAAGAGAAAGCAAAGTCAGAAACAAGAGATTGGTTGAACAATGTG GTGAGTGAACTCGAGTCGCAGATTGATAGCTTTGAAGCTGAGTTGGAAGGACTATCTGTCAAAAAAGGAAAGTCAAGGCCGCCCAGATTG aCACATCTCGAGACATCTATCACAAGACACAAGGATCATATAATAAAGTTGGAATTGATATTGAGGCTTCTGGACAATGATGAATTAAGTCCAGAACAAGTAAATGACGTCAAAGATTTTCTGGATGATTATGTTGAACGAAATCAG GATGATTTTGACGAATTCAGTGATGTTGATGAGCTCTATAGCACGTTGCCACTAGATGAGGTGGAGGGTCTTGAAGATCTAGTAACTGCTGGCCCCCTCGTCAAG GGTACTCCTCTGAGCATGAAGAGTTCTGTGGCAGCGTCAGCATCTCAAGTTCGG AGCATAAGTTTGCCAACACACCATCAGAGCACTTCTCAAGAGAAGACTGACGATACAACTTTACCGGATAGCAATTCTGAGACACTTCCAAAAACCCCTCCCCAAAAGAATGGGGCCCTTCACTCAGCACCATCAACACCCGTTGGGGAACGTCCAAGTTTGAATGTGCCCGTCAGTAGTGTTCCAAATGCACCAGTTGCTTTATCAACTTCCATTCCTGTTCAGACTTCCTCAGAAAGCATGGGAAGTTTGTCTCCAGTGGCGGCCAAGGAAGAAGATGCAACAACCTTGCCTTCCCGTAAACCAACCTCATCTGTTGCTGATGCTCCACCGAGGGGAATTGGTAGAGTTAATATCCCCACACAGCCCCAACTAAGTCAGCCTTTGTCTCCAAGTCCAGCTAAAGGAGCTCGCATGAGTGCTACTTCAGCAGCTGAAGTTGCAAAGAGAAATATAATGGGAGTTGAGAGCAATGTCCAACCTCTAACCTCTCCGCTCAGCAAAATGGTATTACCACCAGCTGTGAAGGGTAATGATGGAACTGTCTCTGATAGTAACCCTAGTGATGTTGCGGCAAGCATTGGTAGAGCTTATTCACCGTCTATTGTATCTGGTTCGCAGTGGAGGCCTGGGAGTCCCTTTCAGAGTCAGAATGAAACG GTCCGTGGAAGAACTGAAATAGTACCAGATCAAAGGGAGAATTACTTACAGCTGTACCAGCAACTACAACAAGGCCATGGTAACCTCTTAGGCATGGCTTCTCTATCCGGAGGAAACGAGAAGCAGTTTTCTTCACAACAGCAAAATCCGCTTTTACAGCAG AGCTCTGGCATCTCTCCTCATGGTGGCTCGGGAATTCAGGCACCAGGGTTTAATGTCATGAGTTCTGCCTCCTTGCAGCACTCGTCAAATGCCATGACTCAACAATTTGGTCAGCAGCCTTCTGGTGCAG ATGTAGATCATGCCAGAAATGATGATCAGCTGCAACAAAACTTACCTGATGATTCAACTTCCATGGCAGCTTCAAAAACTATTCCAAACGAGGATGATTCTAAAGGTCTATTTGATAATCCG TCGGGAATGCCCAGCTACATGTTGGATCAAGTACAGGTAACTAGGGACGGCCCTGATTTCTCTCCCGGACAACCCATACAACCCGGCCAACCTTCAAGTAGCCACGGGGTCATTGGACGTAGAAGTAACTCTGAACTAGGAACTATTGGTGAACCTTCAGCTTTAGGGCCAATGAACGATCAGATGCACAATCTCCAGATGCTTGAAGCTGCTTTCTACAGACTTCCTCAACCCAAAGATTCAGAACGTCCTAGACCCTATACTCCG AGGAACCCAGCAATCACACCTCAATCATTTCCCCAAACACAAGCGCCAATCGTAAGCAACCCTTTGTTCTGGGAACGTTTAGGCAGCGATGCTTTTGGAACCGAGCCTTTGTTCTTTGCATTTTACTATCAGCAG AACTCGTATCAGCAGTATCTAGCTGCAAAAGAGCTGAAGAAACAGTCATGGAGATACCACAGAAAGTTCAACACGTGGTTTCAAAGACATAAGGAGCCAACGATTGCAACTGATGAGTATGAACAAGGAGCCTATGTATACTTTGATTTCCAAACCCCAAAAGACGAGAATCGAGATGGTGGATG GGTTCAAAGGATCAAAAACGAGTTCACGTTTGAATACAGTTATCTTGAAGATGAACTCGCCGTATAG
- the LOC103856284 gene encoding napin embryo-specific, giving the protein MANKLFLVSATLALFFLLTNASVYRTVVEVDEDDATNPAGPFRIPKCRKEFQQAQHLKACQQWLHKQAMQSGSGPSWTLDGEFDFEDDMENQQQGPQQRPPLLQQCCNELHQEEPLCVCPTLKGASKAVKQQVRQQQGQQMQGQQMQQVISRIYQTATHLPRVCNIRQVSICPFQKTMPGPGFY; this is encoded by the coding sequence ATGGCGAACAAGCTCTTCCTCGTCTCGGCAACTCTCGCCTTGTTCTTCCTTCTCACCAATGCCTCCGTCTACAGGACGGTTGTGGAAGTCGACGAAGATGATGCCACAAATCCAGCCGGCCCATTTAGGATTCCAAAATGTAGGAAGGAGTTTCAGCAAGCACAACACCTGAAAGCTTGCCAACAATGGCTCCACAAGCAGGCAATGCAGTCCGGTAGTGGTCCAAGCTGGACCCTCGATGGTGAGTTTGATTTTGAAGATGACATGGAGAACCAACAACAGGGCCCACAGCAGAGACCACCGCTACTCCAGCAGTGCTGCAACGAGCTCCACCAGGAAGAGCCACTTTGCGTTTGCCCAACCTTGAAAGGAGCATCCAAAGCCGTTAAACAACAGGTTCGACAACAACAGGGACAACAAATGCAGGGACAGCAGATGCAGCAAGTAATTAGCCGTATCTACCAGACTGCTACGCACTTACCTAGAGTTTGCAACATCAGGCAAGTTAGCATTTGTCCCTTCCAGAAGACCATGCCTGGGCCCGGCTTCTACTAG
- the LOC103856881 gene encoding casein kinase 1-like protein HD16, which yields MPELRSGARRLRQPNPQAIEQAENIELPRQPATRRRGGGRGRGNAAPPRPTGAAAGRGRGIRLIDLEAEPVVGEPAFNQVEGVAADKDNAMEGGSADKVVAVEEDLSSAPVPERVQVGNSPVYKTERKLGKGGFGQVFVGRRVSGGSDRIGADAVEVALKFEHRNSKGCNFGPPYEWQVYNTLNGCYGVPAVHHKGRQGDFYILVMDMLGPSLWDVWNSSGQSMSPNMVACIAVESISILEKFHMKGFVHGDVKPENFLLGQPGTADEKKLYLIDLGLASKWKDSHSGLHVEYDQRPDVFRGTIRYASVNAHLGRTGSRRDDLESLAYTLIFLLKGRLPWQGFQGDNKSFLVSKKKMSTSAELMCCFCPPPFKLFLEAVTNMKFDEEPNYGKLISLFDTLIEPCALSRPIRIDGALKVGQKRGRLLLNLEEDEQPKKKIRIGSPATQWISVYNGRRPMKQRYHYNVGETRLRQHIQKGNEDGLLISCVASAANLWALIMDAGTGFTSQVYELSPVFLHKDWIMEQWEKNYYISSIAGSDNGSSLVVMSKGTTYSQQSYKVSDSFPFKWINKKWKEDFHVTSMTTAGNRWGVVMSRNSGFSDQVVELDFLYPSDGIHRRWENGYRITSMAATADQAAFILSIPKRKMVDETQETLRTTAFPSTHVKDKWAKNLYIASICYGRTVC from the exons ATGCCAGAGTTAAGAAGTGGAGCACGTAGATTGAGACAACCTAACCCTCAGGCGATTGAACAGGCGGAAAATATTGAGCTTCCTCGTCAGCCTGCAACAAGGAGAAGAGGTGGTGGTAGAGGAAGGGGAAACGCAGCTCCTCCGAGACCCACTGGTGCTGCTGCTGGTAGAGGTCGAGGCATCAGGTTAATAGATTTAGAGGCAGAGCCTGTAGTAGGCGAACCTGCTTTTAATCAAGTCGAAGGGGTAGCAGCTGATAAAGATAACGCTATGGAAGGTGGTAGCGCAGATAAAGTAGTTGCTGTTGAAGAAGATTTAAGCTCAGCTCCAGTCCCTGAAAGG GTACAAGTTGGAAACTCTCCGGTTTATAAGACTGAAAGGAAACTCGGTAAGGGAGGCTTTGGTCAAGTTTTTGTTGGTAGAAGGGTGAGTGGTGGCAGCGATAGGATTGGTGCAGATGCTGTTGAG gTGGCTCTGAAATTTGAGCACCGTAATAGCAAAGGATGCAATTTTGGCCCACCTTACGAGTGGCAAGTGTACAA TACGCTCAACGGTTGCTATGGAGTTCCTGCGGTACATCATAAGGGTCGTCAAGGAGATTTTTACATTCTT GTTATGGACATGCTTGGTCCAAGTCTCTGGGATGTTTGGAATTCTTCAGGGCAATC GATGTCTCCTAACATGGTAGCGTGCATTGCTGTTGAGTCCATTTCCATTCTCGAGAAATTTCATATGAAAGG GTTTGTCCATGGAGATGTGAAGCCCGAAAACTTTTTACTCGGTCAACCTGGAACAGCTGATGAGAAAAAACTCTACCTTATCGATCTTGGTCTAG CATCAAAATGGAAAGATTCGCACTCAGGCCTGCATGTTGAATATGATCAAAGACCTGATGTGTTCAG GGGAACAATAAGGTATGCAAGTGTCAATGCACATCTAGGTCGTACTGGAAGCCGGAGAGATGATCTGGAGTCGTTGGCTTATACTTTAATTTTTCTCTTGAAGGGAAGATTGCCATGGCAAGGCTTCCAg GGTGATAACAAGAGCTTTCTTGTTTCCAAGAAAAAGATGTCAACTTCTGCTGAGCTGATGTGCTGTTTCTGTCCACCACCGTTTAAGCTATTCCTCGAGGCAGTCACTAACATGAAGTTTGACGAGGAGCCCAACTATGGGAAGCTTATTTCTCTTTTCGATACTCTAATTGAGCCGTGCGCTCTATCTAGACCAATTAGAATTGATGGAGCTCTAAAG GTTGGGCAAAAACGAGGAAGATTGCTTCTCAATTTGGAAGAGGATGAACagccgaagaagaaaataagaatagGCAGTCCTGCTACTCAATGGATCTCAGTCTATAACGGTCGTCGTCCCATGAAACAGAG ATATCACTACAATGTTGGAGAGACAAGGCTGCGCCAGCATATACAGAAGGGAAATGAAGATGGCCTTTTGATTAGCTGTGTAGCATCAGCAGCTAATCTCTGGGCTCTCATCATGGATGCTGGAACTGGATTCACTTCTCAAGTTTATGAGTTGTCACCGGTCTTCCTACACAAG GACTGGATTATGGAACAATGGGAAAAGAACTACTATATAAGCTCCATAGCGGGTTCAGATAACGGGAGCTCTTTAGTTGTTATGTCAAAAG GAACTACTTATTCTCAGCAGTCATACAAAGTGAGTGACTCATTTCCATTCAAGTGGATAAATAAGAAATGGAAAGAAGATTTTCATGTAACCTCCATGACAACTGCTGGTAATCGTTGGGGTGTGGTAATGTCGAGGAACTCTGGCTTCTCTGATCAG GTGGTGGAGCTTGACTTTTTGTACCCAAGCGATGGGATACATAGGAGGTGGGAGAATGGGTATAGAATAACATCAATGGCAGCAACTGCGGATCAAGCAGCTTTCATATTAAGCATACCAAAGCGTAAGATGGTGGATGAAACTCAAGAGACTCTCCGCACCACCGCCTTTCCAAGTACTCATGTCAAG gacAAATGGGCGAAGAATCTGTACATTGCATCAATATGCTATGGCAGGACAGTGTGCTGA
- the LOC103856285 gene encoding putative H/ACA ribonucleoprotein complex subunit 1-like protein 1, which produces MRPPRGGGSFRGRGGRDGGGRFGGGGGRFGGGGGRFGGGGGRFGGGGYRDEGPPSEVIEVATFLHACEGDAVTKLSQAKIPYFNAPIYLENKTQIGKVDEIFGAINESLFSIKMMEGIVATSYAEGDKFYIDPAKLLPLARFLPQPKGQSTGGRGRGRGAPRGRGGFSSRGAPRGRGGFASRGAPRGRGGFRGRGRGGY; this is translated from the exons ATGAGACCACCACGTGGCGGCGGGAGCTTCAGGGGACGGGGAGGAAGAGATGGCGGCGGACGCTTTGGTGGCGGCGGCGGACGTTTTGGTGGCGGCGGTGGACGTTTTGGTGGCGGCGGTGGACGCTTTGGTGGTGGTGGATATCGTGACGAAGGACCTCCCAGTGAAGTCATTG AAGTTGCGACCTTTCTCCATGCTTGTGAGGGTGATGCTGTGACCAAGCTCTCTCAGGCGAAGATCCCTTACTTCAATGCCCCAATCTACCTGGAAAACAAGACACAGATTGGGAAAGTTGATGAGATCTTTGGTGCCATTAACGAGTCT CTGTTTTCTATCAAGATGATGGAAGGTATTGTAGCTACCTCATACGCTGAAGGGGATAAGTTCTACATCGACCCTGCTAAGCTATTACCTCTAGCGAGATTCCTTCCACAGCCAAA gGGACAATCAACGGGAGGTCGTGGGAGAGGCAGAGGTGCTCCTAGGGGACGTGGAGGATTCTCTTCCAGAGGTGCTCCCAGGGGGCGTGGAGGATTCGCCTCAAGAGGTGCTCCCAGGGGGCGTGGAGGATTCAGAGGCCGAGGGAGAGGAGGATACTAA
- the LOC103856292 gene encoding CCR4-NOT transcription complex subunit 3 isoform X2 — translation MGASRKLQGEIDRVLKKVQEGVDVFDSIWNKVYDTDNVNQKEKFEADLKKEIKKLQRYRDQIKTWIQSSEIKDKKVSASYEQSLVDARKLIEREMERFKICEKETKTKAFSKEGLGQQPKTDPKEKAKSETRDWLNNVVSELESQIDSFEAELEGLSVKKGKSRPPRLTHLETSITRHKDHIIKLELILRLLDNDELSPEQVNDVKDFLDDYVERNQDDFDEFSDVDELYSTLPLDEVEGLEDLVTAGPLVKGTPLSMKSSVAASASQVRSISLPTHHQSTSQEKTDDTTLPDSNSETLPKTPPQKNGALHSAPSTPVGERPSLNVPVSSVPNAPVALSTSIPVQTSSESMGSLSPVAAKEEDATTLPSRKPTSSVADAPPRGIGRVNIPTQPQLSQPLSPSPAKGARMSATSAAEVAKRNIMGVESNVQPLTSPLSKMVLPPAVKGNDGTVSDSNPSDVAASIGRAYSPSIVSGSQWRPGSPFQSQNETVRGRTEIVPDQRENYLQLYQQLQQGHGNLLGMASLSGGNEKQFSSQQQNPLLQQSSGISPHGGSGIQAPGFNVMSSASLQHSSNAMTQQFGQQPSGADVDHARNDDQLQQNLPDDSTSMAASKTIPNEDDSKGLFDNPSGMPSYMLDQVQVTRDGPDFSPGQPIQPGQPSSSHGVIGRRSNSELGTIGEPSALGPMNDQMHNLQMLEAAFYRLPQPKDSERPRPYTPRNPAITPQSFPQTQAPIVSNPLFWERLGSDAFGTEPLFFAFYYQQNSYQQYLAAKELKKQSWRYHRKFNTWFQRHKEPTIATDEYEQGAYVYFDFQTPKDENRDGGWVQRIKNEFTFEYSYLEDELAV, via the exons GTGAGTGCATCATATGAGCAATCCCTGGTTGACGCTCGGAAGCTCATTGAGCGAGAAATGGAGAGGTTTAAAATATGTGAGAAAGAGACCAAGACAAAAGCATTCTCTAAGGAAGGACTGGGTCAGCAACCTAAAACT GACCCCAAAGAGAAAGCAAAGTCAGAAACAAGAGATTGGTTGAACAATGTG GTGAGTGAACTCGAGTCGCAGATTGATAGCTTTGAAGCTGAGTTGGAAGGACTATCTGTCAAAAAAGGAAAGTCAAGGCCGCCCAGATTG aCACATCTCGAGACATCTATCACAAGACACAAGGATCATATAATAAAGTTGGAATTGATATTGAGGCTTCTGGACAATGATGAATTAAGTCCAGAACAAGTAAATGACGTCAAAGATTTTCTGGATGATTATGTTGAACGAAATCAG GATGATTTTGACGAATTCAGTGATGTTGATGAGCTCTATAGCACGTTGCCACTAGATGAGGTGGAGGGTCTTGAAGATCTAGTAACTGCTGGCCCCCTCGTCAAG GGTACTCCTCTGAGCATGAAGAGTTCTGTGGCAGCGTCAGCATCTCAAGTTCGG AGCATAAGTTTGCCAACACACCATCAGAGCACTTCTCAAGAGAAGACTGACGATACAACTTTACCGGATAGCAATTCTGAGACACTTCCAAAAACCCCTCCCCAAAAGAATGGGGCCCTTCACTCAGCACCATCAACACCCGTTGGGGAACGTCCAAGTTTGAATGTGCCCGTCAGTAGTGTTCCAAATGCACCAGTTGCTTTATCAACTTCCATTCCTGTTCAGACTTCCTCAGAAAGCATGGGAAGTTTGTCTCCAGTGGCGGCCAAGGAAGAAGATGCAACAACCTTGCCTTCCCGTAAACCAACCTCATCTGTTGCTGATGCTCCACCGAGGGGAATTGGTAGAGTTAATATCCCCACACAGCCCCAACTAAGTCAGCCTTTGTCTCCAAGTCCAGCTAAAGGAGCTCGCATGAGTGCTACTTCAGCAGCTGAAGTTGCAAAGAGAAATATAATGGGAGTTGAGAGCAATGTCCAACCTCTAACCTCTCCGCTCAGCAAAATGGTATTACCACCAGCTGTGAAGGGTAATGATGGAACTGTCTCTGATAGTAACCCTAGTGATGTTGCGGCAAGCATTGGTAGAGCTTATTCACCGTCTATTGTATCTGGTTCGCAGTGGAGGCCTGGGAGTCCCTTTCAGAGTCAGAATGAAACG GTCCGTGGAAGAACTGAAATAGTACCAGATCAAAGGGAGAATTACTTACAGCTGTACCAGCAACTACAACAAGGCCATGGTAACCTCTTAGGCATGGCTTCTCTATCCGGAGGAAACGAGAAGCAGTTTTCTTCACAACAGCAAAATCCGCTTTTACAGCAG AGCTCTGGCATCTCTCCTCATGGTGGCTCGGGAATTCAGGCACCAGGGTTTAATGTCATGAGTTCTGCCTCCTTGCAGCACTCGTCAAATGCCATGACTCAACAATTTGGTCAGCAGCCTTCTGGTGCAG ATGTAGATCATGCCAGAAATGATGATCAGCTGCAACAAAACTTACCTGATGATTCAACTTCCATGGCAGCTTCAAAAACTATTCCAAACGAGGATGATTCTAAAGGTCTATTTGATAATCCG TCGGGAATGCCCAGCTACATGTTGGATCAAGTACAGGTAACTAGGGACGGCCCTGATTTCTCTCCCGGACAACCCATACAACCCGGCCAACCTTCAAGTAGCCACGGGGTCATTGGACGTAGAAGTAACTCTGAACTAGGAACTATTGGTGAACCTTCAGCTTTAGGGCCAATGAACGATCAGATGCACAATCTCCAGATGCTTGAAGCTGCTTTCTACAGACTTCCTCAACCCAAAGATTCAGAACGTCCTAGACCCTATACTCCG AGGAACCCAGCAATCACACCTCAATCATTTCCCCAAACACAAGCGCCAATCGTAAGCAACCCTTTGTTCTGGGAACGTTTAGGCAGCGATGCTTTTGGAACCGAGCCTTTGTTCTTTGCATTTTACTATCAGCAG AACTCGTATCAGCAGTATCTAGCTGCAAAAGAGCTGAAGAAACAGTCATGGAGATACCACAGAAAGTTCAACACGTGGTTTCAAAGACATAAGGAGCCAACGATTGCAACTGATGAGTATGAACAAGGAGCCTATGTATACTTTGATTTCCAAACCCCAAAAGACGAGAATCGAGATGGTGGATG GGTTCAAAGGATCAAAAACGAGTTCACGTTTGAATACAGTTATCTTGAAGATGAACTCGCCGTATAG